In Mycobacterium sp. 050128, one genomic interval encodes:
- a CDS encoding mycofactocin-coupled SDR family oxidoreductase, which yields MTKAVGRVAGKVAFITGAARGQGREHAVRLAEEGADIIAVDMCGDIEGVSYPGATQDDLDETVALVEKLDRRIVATKADVRNLVSLREALQRGIDELGRPDVVIANAGISGSPAPAAMIEEAAWQTMLDINLTGVWHTVKVAVPHMSDGRGGSIILVSSMLGLRGGGYMAHYASAKHGVVGLMNSLANELAPQLIRVNSIHPGNIRTPMIDNEQFHRMLRPDLPNPTMDDTAAVLGHFHMLPVPVIEASAVSNAVLFLASDESRYITGAALPIDAGAVAKF from the coding sequence ATGACGAAGGCCGTTGGCAGAGTGGCCGGCAAAGTCGCGTTCATCACGGGTGCGGCGCGCGGCCAAGGTCGAGAACATGCCGTCCGCCTCGCCGAGGAAGGCGCCGACATCATCGCCGTGGACATGTGTGGCGACATCGAGGGCGTGAGCTATCCGGGAGCCACGCAGGACGATCTCGACGAAACCGTGGCCCTGGTCGAGAAATTGGACCGGCGCATCGTGGCCACCAAGGCCGATGTCAGAAACCTCGTGAGCCTGCGCGAGGCGTTGCAACGAGGAATCGACGAATTGGGCCGGCCCGATGTCGTGATTGCCAACGCCGGCATCAGCGGCAGTCCCGCGCCCGCCGCGATGATCGAAGAAGCCGCCTGGCAGACGATGCTCGACATCAATCTCACCGGGGTTTGGCACACCGTCAAGGTGGCGGTACCGCACATGTCCGACGGCCGCGGCGGCTCCATCATCCTGGTGAGCTCCATGTTGGGACTCCGCGGCGGCGGGTACATGGCGCACTACGCCTCGGCGAAGCACGGCGTCGTCGGCTTGATGAACTCGCTCGCGAACGAGCTTGCGCCTCAGTTGATTCGAGTCAATTCGATCCACCCCGGCAACATACGGACGCCGATGATCGACAACGAGCAATTCCACCGCATGCTGCGGCCCGACCTCCCCAACCCCACGATGGACGACACGGCCGCCGTGCTCGGCCACTTCCATATGCTGCCGGTGCCGGTCATCGAGGCGAGCGCGGTCAGTAACGCCGTGCTGTTTCTCGCCTCCGACGAGTCGCGGTACATCACCGGCGCCGCGTTGCCGATCGATGCCGGGGCTGTCGCGAAGTTCTGA
- a CDS encoding TetR/AcrR family transcriptional regulator: protein MAGQDWLIGRERHDEAAERIYAAAANLMLRHGYDAFSIDAVAAEVHCSPATVYRHAGSKAAIRDVVLRLQAERILDSVREAIAGLTGPERVVTATTVALQRLRADPLAKTMRSMAALPAEGLTDSPIISRFATEMVGLSAPDPLAAQWLVRTFLALWYWPLKDADAESEMVRRFLGPPYAVDTIDSAPSSSPAT from the coding sequence ATGGCGGGTCAAGACTGGCTGATCGGGCGGGAGCGACATGACGAAGCCGCGGAACGCATCTACGCCGCAGCCGCCAACTTGATGTTGCGGCACGGCTACGACGCCTTCAGCATCGACGCCGTGGCCGCCGAGGTTCACTGTTCACCGGCGACCGTCTACCGCCACGCCGGAAGCAAGGCCGCAATCCGCGACGTCGTCCTGCGCCTGCAGGCCGAGCGCATCCTCGACTCGGTTCGGGAAGCCATCGCCGGGCTCACCGGTCCGGAGCGAGTCGTCACCGCCACGACGGTCGCCTTGCAGCGCCTGCGGGCTGATCCGCTCGCGAAGACCATGCGTTCGATGGCCGCACTCCCGGCAGAGGGCCTCACCGACTCACCCATCATCTCCCGCTTCGCGACCGAAATGGTGGGGCTGAGCGCGCCCGATCCCCTTGCCGCACAATGGTTGGTCCGTACATTCCTGGCTCTGTGGTACTGGCCGCTCAAAGACGCCGATGCCGAGAGCGAGATGGTGCGGCGGTTCCTCGGGCCGCCCTACGCCGTCGACACCATCGACTCGGCGCCTAGCTCGTCGCCGGCTACGTAA
- a CDS encoding nuclear transport factor 2 family protein — MTEQAELIACYELTQAKAKYCRTLDTRDWNGLAALMTEDIEFGMGDGHSEPQMTVGRDETLALLQSLVAGSKTAHQVHTPEIDLNEDEAQVIIRPEREPTSRMKRVGGSAPGQAAPCS, encoded by the coding sequence ATGACCGAGCAAGCAGAGTTGATCGCCTGCTACGAGCTAACCCAAGCCAAGGCCAAGTACTGCCGAACCCTCGACACGCGGGACTGGAACGGCCTAGCGGCATTGATGACCGAAGACATCGAATTCGGGATGGGTGACGGACATTCCGAACCGCAAATGACCGTGGGACGCGACGAGACACTGGCGCTGCTGCAATCCCTTGTGGCCGGGTCAAAGACCGCTCACCAGGTCCATACACCCGAGATCGACCTCAACGAAGATGAGGCGCAAGTGATCATCAGGCCGGAGCGGGAGCCCACATCGCGAATGAAGAGGGTGGGCGGTAGTGCGCCTGGCCAAGCGGCCCCGTGTTCATGA
- a CDS encoding TetR/AcrR family transcriptional regulator: MVSVSARSSTARPLPVTERGRRSRAAIIDAAAMLMYQRGVGLTTLDDVLAAAGAGKSQLYHYFDSKADLVAAVIDRQLELVLAQQPTLEHIDSWEGVDGWVQGILAVHSAPGGPFACPLGTMASELKNDKIFAPLLDAAFRRWEAALARGLQRIQDRGGLVAEADPTRLATAVIAALQGGMLLARVRGDVAPLQDTLSSAVVQLHQWEGKATTRNRRAR; this comes from the coding sequence ATTGTGTCTGTGTCGGCGCGCTCCTCGACGGCACGCCCCCTGCCGGTAACGGAACGGGGGAGGCGCAGCCGTGCCGCAATCATCGACGCTGCGGCCATGCTGATGTATCAGCGCGGTGTGGGGCTGACCACCCTTGATGATGTGTTGGCCGCCGCCGGTGCAGGGAAGTCTCAGCTATACCACTACTTCGATAGCAAAGCCGACCTGGTTGCGGCGGTGATCGACAGGCAATTGGAGTTGGTTCTCGCCCAGCAGCCCACTTTGGAACACATCGACTCGTGGGAGGGAGTCGATGGTTGGGTCCAAGGCATTCTGGCTGTACACAGCGCGCCGGGAGGCCCATTTGCCTGTCCCCTAGGGACGATGGCCTCAGAACTGAAGAACGACAAAATCTTTGCGCCGCTACTGGATGCCGCATTTCGCCGGTGGGAAGCCGCGTTGGCGAGGGGGCTGCAGAGGATCCAGGACCGCGGTGGCCTAGTCGCCGAGGCCGACCCTACTCGGCTTGCGACCGCGGTGATCGCCGCGTTGCAGGGCGGTATGCTCCTCGCCCGGGTCCGCGGCGATGTCGCTCCCTTGCAGGACACGCTCTCCAGCGCCGTGGTGCAGCTGCATCAATGGGAAGGCAAAGCCACCACGAGAAATCGGCGGGCACGCTAA
- a CDS encoding haloalkane dehalogenase: MQILRTPDERFKALPDYGFQPRYVEVAATDGSMLRVHYVDEGPRDGEVILLLHGEPSWSYLYRWMIPVLTDAGLRAVAVDLIGFGRSDKPASRDDYTYQAHVDWTWAALEAIGLDAITLVCQDWGGLIGLRLVGEHPDHFARVVAANTFLPTGDIHPGKAFLAWQRYSQEAPVLNVGRIVNGACVSELSAEVIAAYDAPFPDESFKAGARQFPLLVPTTPEDPASPANRAAWESLRQFDRPFLCAFSDSDPITRGADAVFRAQIPGAAGHPPVTIANAGHFLQEDKGAELAAAVARFVEATPQSSPQASRCG, encoded by the coding sequence ATGCAGATCTTGCGGACCCCCGATGAACGATTCAAAGCGTTGCCCGACTACGGATTTCAACCGCGCTACGTGGAGGTAGCTGCCACCGATGGAAGCATGCTGCGTGTGCACTACGTCGATGAGGGCCCACGCGACGGTGAAGTGATCTTGTTGCTTCACGGCGAGCCGTCGTGGTCCTACCTATACCGTTGGATGATCCCAGTGCTCACCGATGCGGGGTTACGGGCAGTCGCTGTTGATCTGATTGGTTTTGGGCGCAGCGACAAGCCTGCCAGTCGCGACGACTACACCTACCAGGCGCATGTGGACTGGACGTGGGCGGCCCTTGAGGCGATCGGCCTTGATGCGATCACCCTGGTGTGCCAGGACTGGGGCGGACTAATTGGCTTGCGCCTGGTTGGTGAACACCCCGACCACTTCGCCCGGGTTGTGGCTGCGAATACATTTCTGCCGACTGGTGACATACATCCGGGAAAGGCATTCCTGGCTTGGCAACGGTATAGCCAGGAGGCACCTGTGCTCAATGTCGGCCGGATTGTCAACGGCGCCTGCGTGTCCGAGCTGAGTGCCGAGGTCATCGCCGCCTACGACGCCCCGTTTCCTGATGAATCCTTCAAGGCAGGCGCCCGACAATTCCCCTTGCTTGTTCCGACCACCCCCGAAGATCCCGCCTCCCCGGCAAACCGGGCTGCCTGGGAATCGTTGCGCCAGTTCGATCGGCCGTTTCTATGCGCCTTCTCCGACTCGGACCCCATCACCCGCGGCGCCGATGCGGTGTTCCGCGCGCAAATCCCCGGTGCCGCAGGGCATCCCCCGGTAACCATCGCAAACGCGGGACACTTCCTCCAAGAAGACAAGGGTGCTGAACTCGCCGCCGCTGTGGCCCGGTTCGTCGAGGCCACTCCCCAATCGAGTCCCCAAGCGAGCCGGTGCGGCTGA
- a CDS encoding class I SAM-dependent DNA methyltransferase: MTPEDIRTATGPVDLIYRAGAAGAVCWARDYRGHVRELPMARWIGGPHASHRDRLADGHVLRHCSARPTLDLGCGPGRFTASLRQRGWAALGVDASRAAVDLTRDRGGTAIHADLFAPLPAEGCWEQILLTDGNIGIGGDPVRILRRAVELLAPGGILVAEVDPPTTAACHEVLRWETEHHVGQWFPWSRVNAAALGDLASTAGLLVSSIVDFDHRVIAVLRAVAPGGSSS, translated from the coding sequence ATGACTCCCGAGGACATCCGGACGGCTACGGGACCGGTGGACCTCATCTATCGCGCAGGCGCAGCTGGCGCCGTGTGCTGGGCTCGCGACTATCGCGGGCACGTACGGGAGCTGCCCATGGCCCGTTGGATCGGAGGCCCGCACGCCAGCCACCGCGATCGGCTCGCCGATGGGCACGTTCTGCGGCACTGCTCGGCGCGGCCAACCCTCGACCTCGGATGCGGCCCCGGACGATTCACCGCGTCGCTGAGACAGCGCGGCTGGGCTGCATTGGGCGTGGACGCCTCACGCGCCGCCGTCGACCTGACACGTGATCGTGGTGGAACCGCGATTCACGCTGACCTTTTCGCCCCGTTGCCCGCCGAAGGCTGTTGGGAACAGATTCTGCTCACCGACGGCAACATCGGCATCGGCGGAGACCCCGTCCGCATACTCAGGCGCGCCGTTGAGCTGCTCGCGCCCGGCGGAATCCTGGTTGCCGAGGTCGACCCGCCGACGACAGCGGCGTGTCACGAAGTACTGCGCTGGGAAACCGAACATCATGTCGGGCAGTGGTTTCCCTGGTCACGGGTCAACGCAGCCGCACTCGGCGACCTCGCCAGCACCGCCGGATTACTGGTCAGCAGTATCGTCGATTTCGATCACCGTGTGATCGCCGTGCTGCGGGCGGTAGCGCCTGGCGGGAGTAGTAGTTAG
- a CDS encoding DUF732 domain-containing protein — translation MTALTMFRPWTTQTVRRSLAVRQPTAWAGFIDAASGVVRPLAVAAGILAAGATLPALAQADTSGDAITTALNGAGIGNNGSQSNAIAGLGQSICPALVKPGATVATVASQLSGKTGLSATMAGLVTSMAIQMECPGVLTSLANGKMPFPLMGAGPAPSPFQFPGH, via the coding sequence ATGACCGCACTGACGATGTTCCGCCCATGGACTACCCAGACGGTTCGTCGCTCCCTTGCGGTTCGCCAACCGACGGCATGGGCAGGTTTCATCGATGCGGCGTCGGGGGTGGTTCGCCCACTGGCGGTTGCGGCCGGCATCCTCGCGGCCGGAGCAACGCTGCCTGCGCTCGCCCAGGCCGACACGTCCGGCGACGCGATCACCACCGCGCTGAACGGCGCGGGAATCGGCAACAACGGCTCGCAGAGCAACGCCATTGCCGGACTCGGCCAGTCAATTTGCCCGGCCTTGGTAAAGCCGGGTGCGACGGTCGCGACCGTAGCATCGCAACTGTCTGGGAAAACTGGGCTTTCGGCGACCATGGCCGGGCTGGTCACCAGCATGGCCATCCAGATGGAATGCCCGGGCGTGCTGACCTCGCTTGCCAACGGGAAGATGCCGTTCCCGCTGATGGGCGCCGGCCCCGCGCCCAGTCCGTTTCAGTTTCCCGGCCACTAA
- a CDS encoding ArsR/SmtB family transcription factor — MHADSGAADLAEDQVSLIVEVFRMLADATRIRVLWALTEGESSVNDLAEKVDKPAPSVSQHLAKLRMARLVRTRRAGTTIFYSLENEHVRQLVIDAVFNAEHAGPGVPSHHRSDPKVRAITTDRRPRKANAR, encoded by the coding sequence ATGCATGCAGATAGTGGCGCAGCGGACCTTGCCGAGGATCAGGTCAGCCTGATCGTCGAGGTCTTCCGAATGTTGGCCGACGCCACCCGCATTCGGGTGTTGTGGGCGCTGACCGAGGGCGAGTCGTCGGTCAACGACCTGGCCGAAAAGGTGGACAAGCCCGCGCCGTCGGTGTCCCAGCATCTGGCCAAGCTGCGGATGGCTCGGCTGGTGCGCACCCGCCGGGCCGGCACCACGATCTTCTACAGCCTGGAAAACGAGCACGTCCGTCAACTGGTCATCGATGCGGTGTTCAACGCCGAACATGCCGGTCCCGGCGTGCCGTCGCACCACCGCAGCGACCCCAAAGTTCGGGCCATCACGACCGATCGACGGCCCCGAAAGGCCAACGCGCGATGA
- a CDS encoding S1 family peptidase has protein sequence MAIRWLRGLGVFGAVVLAASGFASSALAEGPPMPGVEVDDETGRCTAGFAAQGNDANYYLLTSGHCDAHDGSVWTYGQNVPLGIITASENEGDNKDAAIIRLDPGVGAPIGDVGGKLVRDVLSRTQIKAGMPFCKLGAVTGETCGAITEIDNDVIEASVYSLHGDSGSPGFVKNDDGTVSAVGILMSSPEGDDHTTYFTLVQPLLGKWGIHVLP, from the coding sequence ATGGCCATACGGTGGTTGCGGGGCCTGGGGGTATTCGGTGCCGTGGTGCTGGCCGCCTCGGGGTTCGCGAGTTCGGCGCTGGCAGAAGGACCGCCGATGCCCGGCGTGGAAGTCGATGATGAAACCGGCAGGTGCACAGCGGGTTTCGCGGCTCAAGGCAACGACGCCAACTACTACTTGCTGACCAGTGGACATTGCGACGCCCACGACGGTTCGGTATGGACTTACGGTCAGAACGTCCCGCTCGGGATTATTACCGCCAGCGAGAATGAAGGCGACAATAAGGACGCTGCGATCATCCGCCTTGATCCCGGCGTCGGCGCACCGATTGGTGATGTCGGTGGCAAGCTGGTTCGAGATGTGTTGAGCCGCACCCAAATTAAGGCTGGCATGCCGTTCTGCAAGCTGGGCGCAGTCACTGGCGAGACATGCGGCGCGATTACAGAAATCGACAACGATGTGATCGAAGCCAGCGTGTACAGCCTCCATGGCGACAGTGGGAGTCCTGGCTTCGTGAAGAACGATGACGGCACCGTGAGTGCCGTTGGCATTTTGATGTCTTCACCGGAGGGTGACGACCATACGACGTACTTCACCCTTGTGCAGCCGTTGCTCGGTAAGTGGGGAATCCACGTTCTCCCCTGA
- a CDS encoding cytochrome P450: MTLLADATDFFGTAALQDPYPLYDRMRDQAPVHRIGDSVFHAVCGWDAVTEAVNRVEDFSSNLTATMVYHDDGTVTPFDMGPLGGPMHALATADDPVHDAHRKMLLPHLSARRIRVIEGFAEATAIKLWSDGLVDGRIEWMSAMANRLPMMVVARLLGLPDDDVDMLIRLGYATTTLLDGVVSPTQLEAAGVAAMELSGYVMEHFASAGERPAPGLIGDLAARHASGELEQFPALGIMLTLFSAAGESTASLLGSAAWILVTQSHIQEQVRAHPDLLGAFIEETLRYESPFRGHYRHVIRDTTLGGVDVPADSRLLLMWGAANRDPRQFDNPNEFRLDRSGAKGHITFGKGAHFCVGAALARLEAQIVLRTLLEQTTWIEATDVGHWLPSILVRRLDHLELAVR, translated from the coding sequence ATGACGCTCTTGGCGGACGCGACGGACTTCTTCGGCACCGCGGCCTTGCAGGACCCCTACCCGCTCTATGACCGGATGCGCGACCAAGCACCGGTTCATCGCATCGGGGATTCGGTCTTCCACGCGGTATGCGGCTGGGACGCCGTCACCGAGGCCGTCAACCGGGTCGAGGATTTCTCGTCGAACCTCACCGCGACGATGGTCTACCACGACGACGGCACCGTCACCCCGTTCGACATGGGCCCACTCGGCGGTCCGATGCACGCCCTGGCCACCGCGGACGATCCCGTGCACGACGCGCACCGCAAGATGCTGCTGCCCCACCTCTCGGCCAGGCGAATACGTGTCATCGAGGGGTTCGCCGAAGCCACGGCGATCAAACTGTGGTCCGACGGGTTGGTCGACGGTCGGATCGAGTGGATGAGCGCCATGGCCAATCGGCTCCCGATGATGGTGGTCGCCCGCCTACTTGGGCTGCCCGACGACGACGTCGACATGCTGATCCGACTGGGGTATGCCACCACCACTCTGCTCGACGGCGTCGTGAGCCCGACCCAACTCGAAGCCGCGGGCGTGGCCGCGATGGAGCTGTCCGGGTATGTGATGGAGCACTTCGCGAGTGCCGGGGAACGCCCTGCGCCGGGCCTCATCGGCGACCTCGCCGCCCGCCACGCCTCTGGCGAACTGGAGCAGTTCCCGGCGCTTGGGATCATGCTCACCTTGTTCAGCGCGGCGGGCGAATCGACCGCGTCGCTACTGGGGAGCGCCGCCTGGATCCTGGTGACCCAGAGCCATATTCAAGAACAGGTCCGCGCCCATCCCGACCTGCTGGGTGCTTTCATCGAAGAGACACTGCGCTACGAGTCGCCGTTTCGCGGCCACTACCGCCACGTGATACGAGACACCACGCTGGGCGGCGTCGACGTGCCCGCCGATTCGCGCCTGCTGTTGATGTGGGGGGCCGCCAACCGCGACCCCCGGCAGTTCGACAACCCCAACGAGTTCCGGCTGGACCGCAGCGGCGCCAAAGGGCACATCACCTTCGGCAAGGGCGCACACTTCTGCGTCGGGGCCGCACTGGCACGTTTGGAGGCCCAGATCGTCTTGCGGACGCTGCTGGAACAGACGACCTGGATCGAGGCAACCGACGTCGGACACTGGCTGCCCAGCATCCTCGTCCGCCGACTCGACCATCTCGAACTGGCGGTCAGATGA
- a CDS encoding NAD(P)H-dependent amine dehydrogenase family protein: MTEPLRIIPWGTGTVGSEIVTTIIDHRPDLQIVGARVYSDAKDGVDVGTLVGRDPIGVAATTDVDKVMELAADCVLYTPRNTNLDEVCALLPSGKNVVTTAFLFHPRRITPADRHRVLEACRAGDTTVHGSGLNPGNLSGALPLTLSGMCRTIDKITLQERADWSVYESTSITFDNMRFGQPVEEISPQASEFLAFNSGIFTEQVWFLADTLNADIDEVTATVEAVPAREDHQIFDHVLRAGTTAGQRWRWSGRRHGEVLVEIETLWTVGGEYPENWPKPQDGWTLTIEGDPSMRTHFFCLASFTRAASMAEHVRSASVATGMQVLNAVPAICAAPPGFATAATLPLIRSHVGFGNTAKA, encoded by the coding sequence ATGACAGAGCCGCTGCGCATCATCCCGTGGGGCACCGGAACGGTGGGCTCCGAGATCGTCACGACCATCATCGATCACCGGCCCGACTTGCAAATCGTCGGCGCACGCGTCTATTCCGACGCAAAAGACGGAGTCGACGTCGGCACCCTGGTGGGTCGCGACCCGATCGGCGTCGCCGCGACCACTGATGTCGACAAGGTCATGGAGCTCGCCGCGGACTGCGTGCTCTACACGCCGCGAAACACCAACCTCGACGAGGTGTGCGCATTGCTGCCCAGTGGGAAAAACGTTGTGACAACGGCATTCCTGTTCCATCCGCGCCGCATCACACCTGCCGATCGCCATCGGGTGCTGGAGGCCTGCCGGGCCGGCGACACGACGGTTCACGGCAGCGGGTTGAACCCCGGGAACCTCTCCGGCGCACTACCGCTGACGCTTTCGGGCATGTGCCGCACCATCGACAAGATCACGCTCCAGGAACGCGCCGACTGGTCGGTCTACGAAAGCACGTCAATCACGTTCGACAACATGCGCTTTGGCCAACCGGTCGAGGAGATCAGTCCACAAGCCAGCGAGTTCCTCGCCTTCAACAGCGGTATCTTCACCGAACAGGTCTGGTTTCTGGCCGACACACTCAATGCCGACATCGACGAGGTCACCGCGACGGTGGAGGCGGTTCCCGCCCGCGAGGATCATCAGATATTCGATCATGTGCTGCGCGCGGGAACCACTGCGGGGCAACGGTGGAGGTGGTCGGGCCGGCGCCACGGCGAGGTGCTCGTCGAGATAGAGACGCTGTGGACCGTCGGTGGCGAGTACCCGGAGAACTGGCCCAAACCCCAGGACGGGTGGACGCTGACGATCGAGGGCGACCCCTCGATGCGGACCCACTTCTTCTGCCTGGCGAGCTTTACCCGCGCGGCGAGCATGGCAGAGCACGTCCGCTCGGCAAGCGTGGCCACCGGCATGCAGGTGCTCAATGCCGTCCCCGCGATCTGCGCAGCCCCACCGGGCTTCGCCACCGCGGCAACGCTGCCCCTGATTCGCAGCCATGTCGGATTCGGTAACACGGCCAAGGCGTGA
- a CDS encoding cation diffusion facilitator family transporter, with translation MSDHGHDHSHGHDHDHPKGLRGAIKEIFAPHSHDAADSFDSELESSADGIRAVKISLLVLGATAVAQIVVVILSGSIALAADTIHNFSDALTAVPLWIAFALSTKAATRHYTYGFGRAEDLAGLFVVAMITLSAIIAGYEAVERLINPRPIGHVGWVAVAGLLGFIGNEWVALYRIRVGRRIGSAALVADGLHARTDGFTSLAVLVGAGGVALGFPLADPIVGLAITVAILAVLRTAVRDVFRRLMDGVDPKLVDTAEAALAARPGVRSVRSVRMRWIGHRLHADAELDIDPALSLAAAHQIAHEAEHDLIHAVPKLTTAMIHAYPAGGTNAAQEHRESVASHTHHH, from the coding sequence ATGAGCGATCACGGGCACGACCACTCGCACGGACACGATCACGATCATCCGAAGGGATTGCGGGGCGCGATCAAGGAGATTTTCGCGCCACATTCGCACGACGCCGCCGACAGCTTTGACAGCGAGTTGGAATCCAGCGCCGACGGTATCCGCGCGGTCAAGATCAGCCTGCTGGTGCTGGGCGCCACCGCCGTCGCGCAGATCGTCGTGGTGATCCTGTCCGGCTCCATCGCCTTGGCCGCCGACACCATCCACAACTTCTCCGACGCTCTGACCGCCGTGCCGCTGTGGATCGCGTTTGCGTTGAGCACCAAGGCCGCAACGCGCCACTATACCTACGGCTTTGGCCGGGCGGAAGACCTGGCCGGACTGTTCGTGGTCGCGATGATCACCCTGTCGGCGATAATCGCCGGGTACGAGGCCGTCGAGCGGCTGATCAATCCGCGGCCCATCGGGCACGTCGGCTGGGTCGCGGTGGCCGGACTGCTCGGGTTCATCGGAAACGAATGGGTGGCGCTCTACCGCATCCGGGTCGGACGCCGTATCGGCTCGGCGGCGCTCGTCGCCGACGGCCTGCACGCGCGCACCGATGGCTTTACCTCGCTGGCGGTGCTGGTCGGCGCCGGCGGCGTGGCTTTGGGCTTCCCCCTCGCCGATCCGATCGTCGGCCTGGCGATCACGGTGGCCATTCTGGCCGTGCTGCGCACGGCGGTGCGAGATGTGTTCCGTCGCCTGATGGACGGTGTCGATCCGAAGCTCGTCGACACTGCCGAGGCCGCGCTGGCCGCCCGGCCCGGCGTGCGCTCGGTGCGCAGTGTGCGGATGCGCTGGATCGGACACCGGCTACACGCCGATGCCGAACTCGACATCGATCCGGCGCTGAGTTTGGCTGCGGCACATCAGATTGCGCACGAAGCCGAACACGACTTGATCCACGCGGTGCCCAAGCTGACCACCGCGATGATCCATGCCTATCCCGCCGGCGGCACCAATGCGGCTCAGGAACATCGCGAGAGCGTCGCGTCGCACACTCATCACCACTGA
- a CDS encoding molybdopterin-dependent oxidoreductase — MAAATSNERMIAGVAAAAVSLGVAALVGIPFGARADARAATGSVIVDLTPGPVKEWAIQTLGSLDKIFLAIVVLVVIATIAAVAGSFETKRRPVGSAVIAAAGFLGCAAVLSRQGAALPDTIPTVAGAVCGVAALRFLTRRVRPKEPTADADGDEPDARRRALVAYGLLGFGVVSGVVGAVLTRLVHSVAADRNAVTLPTPRVPAAPIPADVQPKGVALPSFVTASGDFYRVDTALSVPQLSHGDWRLRIHGMVDREATYSFEDLARFEVVESATTLTCVSNPVGGKLISTGVWTGYRVADLLAAAGVHANADMVLSTSIDGFTAGTPVQALTDGRDALLAVGLNGQPLPVEHGYPARLVVPGLYGYVSATKWVVDLELTRFDKAKAYWTRFGWAAQAPIKTESRVDVPTDGQKLPRGSVVFGGVAWAQNRGVRGVEIRIDNGEWQPAELGASYSNATWRLWSFPWQAKTPGNHSITVRATDNSGATQTADQVGSIPDGATGWHTVEFTVTEN, encoded by the coding sequence ATGGCTGCCGCGACGTCGAATGAGCGGATGATCGCCGGGGTTGCCGCCGCGGCCGTCTCGCTCGGGGTAGCTGCGCTGGTGGGCATCCCGTTCGGCGCGCGGGCGGATGCTCGCGCCGCGACCGGCTCGGTGATCGTGGACCTGACCCCGGGGCCCGTCAAAGAGTGGGCGATTCAGACCCTGGGCTCGCTGGACAAGATCTTCTTGGCGATCGTCGTGCTCGTGGTGATCGCGACGATCGCGGCGGTCGCCGGCAGCTTCGAAACCAAGCGCCGTCCCGTGGGCAGCGCGGTAATCGCCGCGGCGGGCTTCCTCGGCTGCGCGGCAGTGCTATCGCGGCAGGGCGCGGCGTTGCCCGACACGATCCCCACGGTCGCGGGCGCCGTCTGCGGCGTGGCGGCCCTGCGCTTTCTCACCCGCCGGGTCCGGCCGAAAGAACCAACCGCCGATGCCGACGGCGACGAGCCGGACGCACGCAGACGCGCGCTGGTGGCGTACGGATTGCTCGGATTCGGCGTGGTGAGCGGTGTCGTGGGTGCGGTCCTCACACGGTTGGTACATTCGGTGGCCGCCGACCGCAACGCCGTCACGCTTCCCACCCCGCGGGTACCGGCTGCACCCATACCCGCCGATGTGCAACCGAAAGGCGTCGCGCTCCCGAGCTTCGTCACCGCTAGCGGCGACTTTTACCGGGTGGACACCGCGCTAAGTGTTCCGCAACTCAGCCACGGCGACTGGCGGTTGCGCATCCACGGCATGGTGGATCGCGAGGCTACCTACAGCTTCGAGGACCTGGCCCGTTTCGAAGTCGTCGAATCAGCGACGACGTTGACCTGTGTGTCGAATCCCGTTGGTGGAAAGCTGATTTCGACGGGCGTGTGGACGGGCTACCGGGTGGCCGACCTGCTTGCGGCAGCCGGTGTGCACGCAAACGCCGATATGGTGCTCTCCACCTCGATCGACGGATTCACCGCGGGTACGCCGGTGCAGGCCCTCACCGATGGCCGCGACGCGCTGCTGGCGGTGGGCCTGAACGGTCAGCCGCTGCCGGTCGAGCACGGTTACCCGGCTCGGCTGGTGGTGCCCGGGCTCTACGGGTATGTGTCCGCCACCAAGTGGGTCGTCGACTTGGAGCTGACTCGATTCGACAAAGCAAAGGCGTACTGGACACGGTTCGGCTGGGCAGCGCAGGCGCCGATCAAGACCGAGTCGCGCGTCGACGTGCCGACAGACGGCCAGAAACTGCCGAGAGGATCCGTCGTGTTCGGTGGGGTGGCGTGGGCACAGAATCGGGGGGTGCGGGGCGTGGAGATCCGCATCGACAACGGTGAATGGCAGCCCGCCGAACTGGGCGCCAGCTATTCCAACGCGACGTGGCGATTGTGGAGCTTCCCATGGCAGGCGAAAACCCCTGGGAATCACAGCATTACGGTGCGCGCCACCGACAACTCCGGAGCCACCCAAACAGCGGATCAGGTTGGCAGCATCCCCGACGGCGCCACCGGCTGGCACACGGTGGAGTTCACCGTGACGGAGAACTAG